Sequence from the Streptomyces peucetius genome:
CTGGTCGGCGGGCACGGGGGCGTACCGCCCGGACCTCGTGGAGCTGGCGCTGGGGCAGCAGTGCACTCTGCCCGACGTGCTCGGCCCGGCGGAGGCGGCGGGCACCACACCTGAAGGGCTGCTGATCTCCGCGGGTACCGGCGAGACCATGGCGGCCGCCTTCGGCCTCGGCGTGGCCGTCGGAGACGCGGTGGTGTCCCTGGGGGCGTCGGGTTCCGTGACGGCGGTGCACCACGAGGCGCTGGCCGACCCGAGCGGGATGATCACGTCGTTCGCCGACGCGACCGGCATGCACCTGCCGGTGGTGCACACGCTCAACGCCGTACGGGCACTGCGCGGCAGCGCCGAGCTGCTGGGTGCCGCCGGCCTCCAGGAGCTCTCGGCGCTGGCGATGAAGTCGACGCCCGGCTCGTCCGGACTGGTGCTGCTGCCGTACCTCGAGGGCGAGCGGACCCCGCAGCTGCCGCACACGGCGGGAACGCTGACCGGCCTGCGGCGCGAGTCGATGAAGCCGGAGCACCTGGCGCGGGCCTCGTTCGAGGGCATGCTCTGCTCGCTCGCGGACGCGATGGATGTGCTGCGCGGGCGCGGTGTGGAGGTGCGCCGGGTGTTCCTGCTCGGGGCGGCCGCCGACCTGTCGGCGGTGCAGGCGCTGGCGCCGGCGATCTTCGGGGCGCAGGTGATCGTGCCGCAGTCGGCGGACTACGCGGCCCTCGGCGCGGCCCGGCAGGCCGCTTGGGCGCTGGGCGCCGCGCAGGGCACGCTCTCGCCGCAGGCGCCGCCGGCCTGGCAGGAAGCGTCGGCGCAGGTGTTCGAACCGGGTGAGGAACTGGCGGTCGGTCAGGCGGTGCGTCAGCAGTACGGCGCGACGCGGGACCAGATCCATCCGGGAGCGTTCACGGCCGGACCGTGAGGTCCGACAGTCGTACAAGCTGTTCTTGACCGGTGCTTGGGGAAAACCCTTCGGGTTTTGCCGACCGGGTGTCGGAAGATGGGGTGACCCCCGATCTTGCCGAGCCCGAGAGACAGCGCGTGCTGATACGACTGCTGCGGACCTATCTCAGTCCGTACAAGAAACCCATTGGCTTCCTGGTGGCGCTGCAACTGCTGCAGACCAGCGCCACCCTTTATCTGCCCACCCTCAACGCGGACATCATCGACAACGGTGTCGTGAAGGGCGACACGGGCTACATCCTGGCTCTCGGCGCCCTGATGATCGGCGTCAGCGTCGTCCAGGTGCTGTGCAACATCGGAGCGGTGTTCTACGGCGCTCGGACGGCGGCCGCGCTCGGCCGCGACGTCCGGGCCGACGTCTTCGGACGGGTGCAGAGCTTCTCCGCCCGCGAGGTCGGCCAGTTCGGGGCGCCGTCGCTCATCACCCGCACCACCAACGACGTTCAGCAGGTCCAGATGCTGGTGCTGATGGCGTTCACGCTGATGGTGTCGGCGCCGATCATGTGCGTCGGCGGCATCGTCATGGCACTCGGCCAGGACGTGCCGCTGTCGGCGGTGCTGCTGGCGGTCGTGCCGGTGCTCGGTATCAGCGTCTCGCTGATCGTGCGGAGGATGCGGCCGCTGTTCCGCACCATGCAGGAGCGGCTCGACACGGTGAACCGCGTACTGCGCGAGCAGATCACCGGCAACCGCGTGATCCGCGCCTTCGTACGGGACGGATACGAGAAGCAGCGCTTCCGCGGGGCGAACGAAGAGCTGACCGACGTTTCGCTGTCCACCGGCCGGCTGATGGCGCTGATGTTCCCGACCGTGATGACGGTCGTGAACGTCTCCTCCGTTGCCGTCGTCTGGTTCGGTGCCCACCGCATCGACAGCGGCGCCATACAGATCGGTGCGCTCACCGCCTTCCTCGCGTATCTGATGCAGATCGTGATGGCGGTGATGATGGCCACCTTCATGTTCATGATGGTGCCGCGCGCCGAGGTGTGCGCCGAGCGCATCCAGGAGGTGCTGGACACCGACTCGAGCGTGGTCCCGCCGCTCGCGCCCGTGACGGAGCTGCGCAGCCGAGGGCAGCTGGAGGTGCGGGGGGTCGACTTCCGCTACCCCGGTGCGGAGGAGCCGGTGCTGCACGGCATCGACCTGGTGGCGCGCCCGGGTGAGACGACCGCGATCATCGGCTCGACGGGCAGCGGCAAGTCGACGCTGCTCGGCCTGGTGCCCCGGCTGTTCGACGTGACGAGCGGCGAGGTCCTCGTCGACGGGGTCGA
This genomic interval carries:
- a CDS encoding FGGY family carbohydrate kinase: MGIVAGLDSSSGFTRIVVCDADTGAVLRQGYAPHPVEPRTTEIDPQAWLLSLGEAATGGLLEGVQAIGVSAQQHGLITLDAQDALVRPALLGNDKRAQVAAADLIDALGGRQAWAEAVGSVPQSGQPVAKLRWLARAEPEAARQVAAVLQPHDWLVWQLLGRPARKTTDRGGASGTGYWSAGTGAYRPDLVELALGQQCTLPDVLGPAEAAGTTPEGLLISAGTGETMAAAFGLGVAVGDAVVSLGASGSVTAVHHEALADPSGMITSFADATGMHLPVVHTLNAVRALRGSAELLGAAGLQELSALAMKSTPGSSGLVLLPYLEGERTPQLPHTAGTLTGLRRESMKPEHLARASFEGMLCSLADAMDVLRGRGVEVRRVFLLGAAADLSAVQALAPAIFGAQVIVPQSADYAALGAARQAAWALGAAQGTLSPQAPPAWQEASAQVFEPGEELAVGQAVRQQYGATRDQIHPGAFTAGP
- a CDS encoding ABC transporter ATP-binding protein; protein product: MLIRLLRTYLSPYKKPIGFLVALQLLQTSATLYLPTLNADIIDNGVVKGDTGYILALGALMIGVSVVQVLCNIGAVFYGARTAAALGRDVRADVFGRVQSFSAREVGQFGAPSLITRTTNDVQQVQMLVLMAFTLMVSAPIMCVGGIVMALGQDVPLSAVLLAVVPVLGISVSLIVRRMRPLFRTMQERLDTVNRVLREQITGNRVIRAFVRDGYEKQRFRGANEELTDVSLSTGRLMALMFPTVMTVVNVSSVAVVWFGAHRIDSGAIQIGALTAFLAYLMQIVMAVMMATFMFMMVPRAEVCAERIQEVLDTDSSVVPPLAPVTELRSRGQLEVRGVDFRYPGAEEPVLHGIDLVARPGETTAIIGSTGSGKSTLLGLVPRLFDVTSGEVLVDGVDVRDLDPALMARTVSLVPQKPYLFSGTVATNLRYGKPDADEDELWQALEVAQAADFVRGLEGGLNAPIAQGGTNVSGGQRQRLAIARTLVRRPEIYLFDDSFSALDYATDAALREALARETAEATVVIVAQRVSTIRDADRIVVLDEGRIVGAGSHQELMLSNETYREIVLSQLTEAEAA